The sequence TAAATACTAACAACAACCTTTATTATTGCTCGATGCCTGCCAATGACATCTATCTCAACGTGGAAAAAACGTAAAAACCTATTGTTAACGCTGGTTGCAATTAGCATCAGTCTCAGTACAACGCAAGCAAGCGTGGGACAAACAAACACAATCAACAACACAGCAAGCGGCACAGCGAGCGGCACACCAATCACCAACTCAAACACAGTCAGACTCACAGCCAACAGCGCCGCCCTAGAACTAATAAAAACCGGAGACAAAGCCGCAGCCGAACCAGGAGACAGCATAGTCTATCGGCTAGCAATCACCAACAAAGGGACAACAGCAGCCAGCAACCTAATCATCAACGACAGACTACCCCTAGGCATCAGACTCATCAACAAAACACTCACAGGCAGCATCAACAACAACAGCATCGCCCTCACAGCCAACAGCAACAGCCGCAGCATCAGCATCAGCCCAGTAGACAACAGCATCCAACTGCAACCAAACCAAACCCTAGTCATAGTCTACGCCGGAGAAATCACACCAGACGCCATCAGAGGCACAGGCACAAACCTAGCCATCGCCCAAGCCGGCAACCTCACAAGTAACCCCAGTAGCCACACCATCAGAATCAGACCAGGAATCCTCTCCGACTGCGGCACCCTCATCGGTAGAGTATTCATCGACAAAAACAACGACGGCGAACAACAAAACAACGAACCAGGCATCGGTAACGCCGTCATCTACATCGACGACGGCACCCGCATCATCACCGACAACAACGGACTCTACTCCCTCAGCAACGTCATCAGTGGCAATCGCACCGCCACACTAGACCTGACCAGCCTACCAGGATACGCCCTCGCACCCAACAAATACATCATCGAAAAAAATAGCCACACCAGACTAGCCAAACTCGCACCAGGAAGCATGGTGAGAATCAACTTCGGCGTCACACCAGCCTTTGGGGAACAAAAACGATGAACCACAACCAACAACAACCCACCCGGAACCAACCCTGGCCAATCCTCAGCCACAGCGCAGGCATCATCCCCACACTCATCACCCTCATCGCCCCCGCCTGGGGAAACCCCGCCCCCAACATCGCCCCGCAAATTAGTCCCATTCAAATAGACATCAGACCCCTACAAGACCCACGAGTAGTCGCCGACGGACGTTCCACCATCAAAATCAAAGGACAAATCACCGATAGTCAAGGTCAACCACTCAACCAAGACATCATCGTCACCCTCACCAGCAGCGCTGGTCAATTCATCGGAGCCGACCATAACCGGGACCAAAGCGGCTTTCAAATCCTGGTGAGCAACGGCGAATTCATCGCCACCCTCCGCACCGACATCAAACCCCAACAAGTACGCATCCGCGCCGCCATCGACCACATCCTCACCACCAGCGAGCTGACCCCCACAGAAATTACACCCATAGCCCCACAACAAGGGCAAATCGAAGCCTACACCCAAGTAGAATTCACCACCCATTTGCGACCCTCCCTCGCCACAGGCGTCATCAACCTCCGCCTCGGGCCCAGAGGTACAAACTACTGGGGTAGTTACCGCGACTTTCTCAACCCCGAAAAAATCGGCGGGACACAACTAGACTTCAGCGCCCAAGTCTTCGCCACCGGTGCAGTCGGCGAGTGGCGCTTCACCGGCGCATACAACAGCCAACGACCACTCAACCTTGATTGCGAAAACCGCAATCGTCTGTTTGGTGGTGTACAGTTTTGCGAACAACAATACCCAGTCTACGGCGACAGTTCCACATTCACATCCACCGCCCCTCCATCGATAGCGTCTATGCCAAGTTCGAGCGCACCTCACCAGTCCCTGGCGCCGAACCAGACTATGTGATGTGGGGCGACTACGACACCAACGAATTCAACCGCAGCTCCCAACTCTACACCGCCACCGCCCGTCAACTCCACGGCTTCAAAGCCAACTACAACTTTGGCAATTTGCAAGTTACAGGGTTGTACGCCAACAACATCGAAGGATTCCAACGAGATACCATCCTCCCCAACGGTACCAGCGGTAACTACTTCCTCTCCCGACGCTTGTTGGTAGGAGGAAGTGAAACAGTGTATGTGGAATCAGAAGAAATTAATCGTCCAGGGACAGTAGTCGCCAGAACTCAACTATTCCGGGGTGCAGATTACAACATTGATTATGACCGAGGGACATTGTTCTTCCGTCGTCCTTTACAAGCGACAGAACTCAATCCCTTCGGTAGCACCCTCGTCAGACGGATTGTTGTTACCTACCAAAATGAAGGAGCGCAGAATTCGCAACTTTATGGTGGGCGATTGCAATACAACCTATCTCCACAGCTAGAAAACAAATCATTTGTTGGTGCGTCTTATTTGTTAGAAGACCAAGGCGCTCAAGATTGGCGATTATTTGGTGCAGATTTCCATTTATCTTTGGGTAATGGCAGTCAAATTGTCGGTGAATATGCTCGCTCGCAAAACAATCTCGTCAATAGTGCGAGTGTGGATGGCGCCGCTTATCGTTTAGAGGCGATAGCTTCTTTGAGTCGGAGTTTGTCAGCAGGGGCTTACTATCGGGCGGTGGAGCCGAATTTTGCCAATAATGCCACTTTCAGTTTTGCACCGGGACAAACGCGCTATGGTGGGTCGTTGTTGGCAAAAGTGACGCCAACAACGGCGCTGCGAGCGGCGTACGATTTTGAGGAGAACTACGGTACACGGGCGACGGGGGTGACGGGATTTTTTGATTTGTTTGACCCCCAACCCCAAGGGCGACCGGGGGAACGGTTGAGTAATACTTTGCAGACTTGGCGGGCGGGGATTGTGCAACAGTTGGGGAATGCAGATGTGAGTGTGGAGTATGTCAACCGCCGCCGAGATGACCGGGTGAGTAATCGGTTGAGTGGGGAGGCGAGTCAGTTGGTGTCGCGGTTGAAGTTACCGTTGACTGATTCGTTGACGTTTCAGGGTTTGAATGAGTTGAATTTGGGTGGGAGTGACCCGCTGTATCCGAATCGTACGACTTTGGGGCTGGATTGGCAGGCGTACCCGGGGGTGAAGTTGCGTTTGGCACATCAATTTTTTGAGAATAGTAGTTTGGTACCGGGGAATTCGTTGACGACTGTGGAGACGATTTTGGAGCGGAAGTTGTGGGGGGAGACGAATTTGACGGGGCGGTATGCGCTGCTGTCGGCGGTGAATGGTTTGCAAGGTCAGGGGGCTGTGGGTTTGAATCACCGCTGGACGGTGGCGCCGGGTCTGCGGTTGGGTGTGGGGTATGAGTATGTGTTTAAGAATGTGTTTAATGGT is a genomic window of Fortiea contorta PCC 7126 containing:
- a CDS encoding DUF11 domain-containing protein, which gives rise to MTSISTWKKRKNLLLTLVAISISLSTTQASVGQTNTINNTASGTASGTPITNSNTVRLTANSAALELIKTGDKAAAEPGDSIVYRLAITNKGTTAASNLIINDRLPLGIRLINKTLTGSINNNSIALTANSNSRSISISPVDNSIQLQPNQTLVIVYAGEITPDAIRGTGTNLAIAQAGNLTSNPSSHTIRIRPGILSDCGTLIGRVFIDKNNDGEQQNNEPGIGNAVIYIDDGTRIITDNNGLYSLSNVISGNRTATLDLTSLPGYALAPNKYIIEKNSHTRLAKLAPGSMVRINFGVTPAFGEQKR